The stretch of DNA ggtagataaacaaagaacataaacaaagcagacagtgctaccacctgcaaacattaaattatgctaaaataaagtaatagtcagtgtacagtatgttctgtactttaacagtaaaataaatagtattttatacaaatagtgtacaaaaaaaaaattctttagtcgaataatttggccagcactgtaattaTGATTCTGAAAATCATCTTTGTGTTGCGCAGGTAACGGCACGATCGAGTTCAACGAATTCTGCTTCATGATGTCGAACAAGATGAAGGAGCGGGACAGCGAGAAGGAGCTGAAGGAGGCCTTCCGAGTCTTCGACAAGAACGGAGACGGCTTCATCTCGGCGCCCGAGCTCAGACACGTGATGACGAACCTGGGCGAGAAGCTCACGGACGAGGAAGTCGAGGACATGATCCGGGAGGCTGACCTGGACGGAGACGGACTCGTCAACTACGACGGTGAGTTCATTCACTCGTTCCGGATCGATTcgggaaagagaaaaaaaccGGTGATCCAGGTCCTGATAAATCGTGGTTTCGCTTCACCTCAGTCTGACTCACTTCGCTCACTTGTTAACGACGACGGTGAGTTCATTCTCTGGTTCCAGATCGATCTGGGAAGGAGAAAAAAACAGTGATCCAGATCCAGATATTCTAATTTCACTTCACTCAGTCTGATTCACTTCACTCACTCGTCAACAAAGACTTTGAGTGCATGCGTTCTAAATTAATCCAAGAGACACAAATCTTGATCCAGGTATCCTGATCTCGCTTCACCTTAATCTCAATCACTTCATTCACTAGTCAACAACGAATGTGAGTTCATTCGTTCTAACGCAATCCAGGAGAAACAAATCGTGGTCCACATATCCTGATCTCGCTTCACCTCAGCCCGATTCACTTCACTCACTCGTCAACAAAGACTTTGAGTGTATGCGTTCTAAATTAATCCAAGAGACACAAATCTTGATCCTTGTATCCTGATCTCGATTCACTCAGTCTGATTTACTTTACTTCACTCGCTTGTTAACGACGACGGTGAGTTCATTCTCTGGTTCCAGATCGATccggaaaggagaaaaaaaaacagtgatcCAGATCCAGATATTCTAATTTCGCTTGAATCAGTATGATTCACTTCACTCACTCGTCAATTACGACTTTGAGTGCATGCGTTCTAAATTAATCCAAGAGACACAAATCTTGATCCAGGTATCCTGATCTCGCTTCACCTTAATCTCAATCAATTCATTCACTAGTCAACAACGAATGTGAGTTCATTCTTTCTAACGCAATCCAAGAGAAACAAATCGTGATCCACATATCCTGATCTCGCTTCACCTCAGCCCGATTCACTTCACTCACTCGTCAACTAAGACTTTGAGTGTATGCGTTCTAAATTAATCCAAGAGACAAATCTTGATCCTTGTATCCTGATCTCGATTCACTCAGTCTGATTTACTTTATTTCACTCGCTTGTTAACGACGACGGTGAGTTCATTCCCTGGTTCCAGATCGATCcggaagggagaaaaaaaaacagtgatcCAGATCCAGATATTCTAATTTCGCTTCACTCAGTATGATTCACTTCACTCACTCGTCAATTTCGACTTTGAGTGCATGCGTTCTAAATTAATCCAAGAGACACAAATCTTGATCCTTGTATCCTGATCTCGATTCACTCAGTCTGATTTACTTTACTTCACTCGCTTGTTAACGACGACGGTGAGTTCATTCCCTGGTTCCAGATCGATccggaaaggagaaaaaaaaacagtgatcCAGATATTCTAACTTCGCTTCACTCAGTATGATTCACTTCACTCACTCGTCAATTTCGACTTTGAGTGCATGCGTTCTAAATTAATCCAAGAGACACAAATCTTGATCCAGGTATCCTGATCTCGCTTCACCTTAATCTCAATCACTTCATTCACTAGTCAACAACGAATGTGAGTTCATTCGTTCTAACGCAATCCAGGAGAAACAAATCGTGATCCACATATCCTGATCTCGCTTCACCTCAGCCCGATTCACTTCACTCACTCGTCAACAAAGACTTCGAGTGCATGCGTATCGTTCTAAAATAATCCAGGAGACAAAAATCGTGATCCAGATTTCCTGATCTCGCTTCACTCAGTCTGATTCACTTTACTCATTTGTCAACAACGACGATGAGTTCATTCGTTCTAACTTCGCTTCGAAATTCcgtcattttataaattaataagctgttttaattttgttatccATTTCTGctcaagacatttttaaacaatgCATGTATGACGGTAACTGATTAGCATATTGCATGTTTAAgctttaatgtaactttttttaaaactgtaagtGGCGCAGTTGGAAATTGTTATATTTGCTTGtctgtttaatttaactttttgttaGTTATTTAAAGCTTTTATGTTGAAAGTACAAGCGTGCGAAATCGACACGTGGCTGATAGCCTGCCAGTGACGATGCTTGTACTTTTTGTGCATGATACAGGTGCATGCGCTCCTCGTTTGGCACACGCCAAACCGTTATTTGGGACACCATTACTGCTCGCGTGCTACATTCTGGTTGATCTTCCACCCTACAAAATGTCCTCTTCAACTTGTGGCGACCTGACACTCCTTTCACGCCTGCATTTTGCTTGGCTGCGAAACCCGACTCTTTTAATACGATTTTCAGCGCCACGTAACGGCTCTGACCGTTTGCATTCCGCACATACTTTCTATGACGAATATTGCTTGTGTACATGCTTTCTATCACCCCGTAAAGTTTTGCTCACTTGTTCAGATCCACCCTGtgtaataaataataacaaaacatagTGCTTAacaagtaaaatatgacgaaactCGAAAAGGCTTATTGTTGGCTATACGCTTGCCTGCCTATCGCAAACatgccaaaacacataaaaaagtttttttcaaccaACTGAGGACTTTAAGCTTAGTGAGGGTAATTCTCTAGTGAAACGAAGTTTTATCAACAGTGATCCCGCACGAACCAATGAAATCCGTAATTTGTActgttctttctattttttcttgacgaccttgaagcggaaacatcatttgtatcatttgtaatattgATAACAAACAAtctatttacaaatgatgtttctgcttcaaagacatccgccatctctccgtggtcaagttcAAGCTttactacagtgctggccaaattattagactaaagagttttttttttacacactatttgtactaaaataccattttttttactgttaaagtacagtacatactgtacactgattat from Uloborus diversus isolate 005 chromosome 5, Udiv.v.3.1, whole genome shotgun sequence encodes:
- the LOC129223381 gene encoding calmodulin-like isoform X1; translation: MEEIKAEYGLSDEQIAEFKEAFGLFDHNGDGSIEAAELGVVMRSLGQRPTEAELVNMIRLVDQDGNGTIEFNEFCFMMSNKMKERDSEKELKEAFRVFDKNGDGFISAPELRHVMTNLGEKLTDEEVEDMIREADLDGDGLVNYDEFVNILTGKQ
- the LOC129223381 gene encoding calmodulin-like isoform X2, yielding MAEYGLSDEQIAEFKEAFGLFDHNGDGSIEAAELGVVMRSLGQRPTEAELVNMIRLVDQDGNGTIEFNEFCFMMSNKMKERDSEKELKEAFRVFDKNGDGFISAPELRHVMTNLGEKLTDEEVEDMIREADLDGDGLVNYDEFVNILTGKQ